The genomic window TGGGCTGCACTTCACGGACATCTGGAGCGCAAAAAAAGAGCAATTCCCCACAAGTTCCATGGAAAGGGCAAGCCTAACCAAGTGTCTCGATGGCCTTTACAGATTATATGTGAGCTATGTAGATCCTATCGATAACAAGTGGCGGACTGACATGATGGAAGCGAAATCTCCTTCAGAGTTTGATATTTCGTCCCGGAAGAAAGTCTTCACCGCCTCTGATGTGGGGGCCGAAGGCGTCAAAGATCCATATGTGGTCATAATCGGAAGGTTATACTACATGTTCCTCAGTTATGCCCCGACGCCTACGGGGATAGACGAGAATCTGCGGCAGGAGATGCACGCAACGGCTGATGTTTACAACACAGGCCTTACAAGATCGCACTCCGCGCTTGCAATAAGCTCCGACGGTGTCAACTTCAAATGGCTGGGGGATGTCATGTCTCCGGGTTCCTCAGGATGGGATAGCTATGCAACGAGAATATGTTCCGTGGTCTACATCCCCCCTGTTTTCACGGTCTTTTACGATGGCAGCGCTGATGTCTCGGAAAACTATGAGGAGCGCACCGGCCTTGCGATTTCATGGGATCTCAGGCGCTTCGAGAAGATCACAGGCAATGGCCCAATCCTGGTGTCCCCCCACGCACGCGGCACTTTGAGATATATGGATGTGATCCAGTTCGAAGATGAGATCTTCTACTATTACGAATATGCAAGGGGGGATGGGTCGCACGAGCTGAGATTGAATAGGGTAAGCGTTTAGGTAGCCTGAATGTAGGTTCGAGATTGTGGGTCCATAGGAGTCAGGTCAAAATCTCAATACTCGAGGGGTGATACATTCGCATGCATTTGGGTTGTCAAACTATCGCATTCGGTCCGGAGAGGCTCCAAAATGACCTTGTAGGCGTGCTGGATAAGATAGCGGCTATAGGGTACGAGGGTATCGAGATAGGTGCGCGCTTTCTTGACCTGGATTCACCCGGGGCTTTCGCGAAACTGTTGCAAGAACGTAGTCTTGCCTTGGCTGGCCTGCATCACGGTGCCAATCTTTATGCCCCCCAAAACCTCCAAGATCTTGTGGCACACTTCGGGCGTATAGCAAGTTTTGGGAAGAGTATAGGGTGCAGGAATGTGATTGTAAGCGGGGCTAGCAAGGAAGGCGGTTTAGGCCCGGAGGAAATCGCCTCGCAGGCCCGGAGTCTAAATATCATAGGACGTGCTTGCGCAGAATCCGGCGCCATGGCTCTTTATCACAATCATGCCTGGGAATTCATGAATGACGGTGCAGTTATAAAAGAAATCTGTAGACTTACCGATCCGGAGTTTGTCGGGTTTGCGGTAGATCTCGGGTGGGCGAACTATGCGGGAAGCGACCCCAGCAAGGTCTTGCTGGATCATAGGGATCGCGTAAAGCATGTACATGTCAGAGACCAGAAAGGTAAGTATTTTGTTGAGCTGGGACATGGTGATATCGACAATGAACACATCGTGGAGACTCTAAGGGAAATAGGATTTGATGGCTGGGTTGTGGTAGAGATGGAACTCCACGCCCCCCATTATGGTGGACGGCTTGAACCCGCCGAGAGTGTGGCGATTGGTTTTGGTTATATGAGGGCGCTCTTTGCTGTAGCTGGTCCAGGAAGGGGAGTGGCTTAAATAATACTCATAGGATGCGCGGAA from Bacillota bacterium includes these protein-coding regions:
- a CDS encoding sugar phosphate isomerase/epimerase; translated protein: MHLGCQTIAFGPERLQNDLVGVLDKIAAIGYEGIEIGARFLDLDSPGAFAKLLQERSLALAGLHHGANLYAPQNLQDLVAHFGRIASFGKSIGCRNVIVSGASKEGGLGPEEIASQARSLNIIGRACAESGAMALYHNHAWEFMNDGAVIKEICRLTDPEFVGFAVDLGWANYAGSDPSKVLLDHRDRVKHVHVRDQKGKYFVELGHGDIDNEHIVETLREIGFDGWVVVEMELHAPHYGGRLEPAESVAIGFGYMRALFAVAGPGRGVA